A single genomic interval of Labeo rohita strain BAU-BD-2019 chromosome 13, IGBB_LRoh.1.0, whole genome shotgun sequence harbors:
- the apcs gene encoding LOW QUALITY PROTEIN: amyloid P component, serum (The sequence of the model RefSeq protein was modified relative to this genomic sequence to represent the inferred CDS: inserted 2 bases in 1 codon) yields MKRLASCVFFIVFYCSLALPTTTEPKKECLRGKVITFPEVTTHNWVKLHPNKSMDLSAVTVCLRFYTDQISFEPCFFSLATXVEDFSLRWSSASIWYKMTIHDSVVQFRLTFNTNQWMSVCATWDANSGLAQMFMNDVASIKKVVGRKVPFKGNPVITLGQCQTKYDGGFQQYNTFRGFIADVHVHGKVLTARQIKTYMETKTKYKLGDYINWHNLTYTIAGSAQVEEKDHVTFYSKEEPQ; encoded by the exons ATGAAGAGACTTGCTTCATGCgttttctttattgttttttattgcagtttGGCTTTGCCAA CAACGACAGAGCCGAAGAAAGAATGTTTAAGGGGGAAGGTCATCACGTTCCCAGAGGTGACCACCCACAACTGGGTGAAGCTCCACCCAAACAAATCCATGGACCTGTCAGCAGTCACCGTGTGTTTGCGATTCTACACTGATCAAATAAGTTTTgagccatgttttttttccctggcTAC TGTAGAAGACTTTTCTTTACGTTGGTCAAGTGCCAGCATATGGTACAAGATGACTATTCATGACAGCGTGGTTCAATTCAGGTTGACGTTTAACACGAATCAGTGGATGTCAGTGTGTGCGACCTGGGATGCCAACAGTGGTCTTGCACAGATGTTTATGAACGACGTAGCCAGCATTAAGAAGGTAGTGGGCCGTAAAGTACCTTTTAAAGGAAACCCTGTCATCACACTCGGCCAGTGTCAGACAAAATATGATGGAGGGTTCCAACAATACAATACCTTCAGAGGTTTCATAGCAGATGTGCACGTACATGGAAAAGTCCTGACCGCCCGTCAGATTAAGACCTACATGGAGACAAAGACCAAATACAAACTTGGTGATTACATTAACTGGCACAATCTGACGTACACCATTGCTGGGTCTGCACAAGTGGAAGAaaaggatcatgtaacattCTATAGCAAAGAAGAGCCGCAATAG